A genomic region of Cannabis sativa cultivar Pink pepper isolate KNU-18-1 chromosome 1, ASM2916894v1, whole genome shotgun sequence contains the following coding sequences:
- the LOC115706794 gene encoding protein FLX-like 1, translated as MSGRNRGPPLPMKGVSHSGLPSTVHEPAFGRGLGPVPHPALFEEMRESQFGMVPRPLPPHPAIIEERLAAQHQDIQGLLVDNQRLAATHVALKQELEAAQHELQRMGHIADSLQIEKDVQMQEMIDKSLRLEVDLRGVKEMQAELHQVRSDIKDFTAGRQELTGNVQAMTQDLARMTMDLQQAPSLKAEIEAMKQELQRARAAIEYEKKGYAENYEHGQVMEKKLISMARELEKLRASAEKRARAAVVNPGYPANYGNPEAMGYAGNHYPVNYGMNPGQNGAENFPPYGAGPASWGQYDMQRAQGHMN; from the exons ATGTCCGGAAGAAATCGTGGACCACCTCTTCCAATGAAAGGAGTTTCTCATTCTGGATTACCGTCTACAGTTCATGAACCCGCTTTTGGAAGAGGACTTGGTCCAGTGCCCCATCCTGCCTTATTTGAGGAGATGCGAGAATCCCAGTTTGGGATGGTTCCCAGACCCCTCCCTCCTCACCCTGCAATTATTGAGGAACGTCTTGCAGCTCAACATCAAGACATTCAAGGACTTCTAGTTGATAATCAGAGGCTAGCGGCAACTCATGTTGCGCTGAAGCAGGAATTAGAAGCTGCCCAACATGAGCTGCAGCGCATGGGTCATATTGCTGATTCACTGCAAATCGAGAAAGATGTCCAAATGCAAGAGATGATTGATAAGTCTTTACGTTTGGAAGTGGATCTTCGTGGAGTGAAGGAAATGCAGGCTGAGCTTCACCAAGTTCGTTCTGATATTAAGGATTTCACTGCTGGAAGGCAGGAGCTTACAGGCAATGTACAAGCAATGACTCAAGATTTGGCTAGGATGACTATGGATCTGCAGCAGGCTCCATCTTTGAAGGCAGAAATTGAAGCCATGAAACAAGAGCTGCAGCGTGCTAG AGCTGCCATTGAGTATGAGAAGAAAGGATATGCTGAGAATTATGAGCATGGTCAGGTGATGGAGAAGAAGTTGATCTCAATGGCTAGGGAGTTGGAGAAACTTCGTGCTAGTGCTGAGAAGAGAGCACGTGCTGCTGTTGTTAATCCAG GTTATCCTGCAAATTATGGCAATCCTGAAGCAATGGGATATGCGGGAAATCATTATCCCGTCAACTATGGCATGAATCCC GGGCAAAATGGTGCTGAAAATTTTCCACCATATGGAGCTGGACCTGCTTCATGGGGTCAATATGATATGCAACGAGCTCAAGGGCACATGAACTAG